One window of Dehalobacterium formicoaceticum genomic DNA carries:
- the prxU gene encoding thioredoxin-dependent peroxiredoxin (Most members of this family contain a selenocysteine.), whose protein sequence is MPEEFAGCSRAKLIKKATEEKNTTDCISVKEKTAMVTVGKPAPDFTAAGFHEGKFKKFTLSENLGKWVLLCFYPGDFTFVUATEVSAVAEKYQDFQDLGVEVFSCSVDSTFVHKIWNDFELSKMIGKDIPYPMLSDPDGSIAKTYGIYDEEGGTATRGRFIIDPDGNIQAFEVLTPPVGRNVSEALRQIKAYQLVRATKGAEVTPSGWKPGKQTLKPGIDLVGNVWKTWKVSQAFED, encoded by the coding sequence GTGCCTGAGGAATTTGCAGGATGCAGTAGAGCCAAATTAATTAAAAAGGCGACTGAGGAAAAAAACACGACTGATTGTATTTCAGTAAAGGAGAAGACAGCCATGGTGACAGTGGGAAAACCGGCTCCCGATTTTACAGCAGCGGGATTTCATGAAGGAAAATTCAAGAAGTTTACCTTATCCGAGAATCTGGGTAAATGGGTATTATTATGTTTTTACCCTGGTGATTTTACTTTTGTCTGAGCGACGGAGGTTTCAGCAGTTGCTGAAAAATATCAGGATTTTCAGGATTTAGGGGTTGAAGTATTTTCATGCAGCGTGGACAGCACCTTTGTACATAAAATATGGAATGATTTTGAGTTATCAAAGATGATCGGTAAAGATATCCCATATCCCATGCTTTCCGATCCGGATGGAAGCATCGCAAAAACGTATGGTATTTATGATGAAGAAGGCGGGACAGCAACAAGAGGCCGATTTATTATTGATCCTGACGGAAATATTCAGGCTTTTGAAGTGCTGACACCTCCGGTAGGCAGGAATGTCAGTGAAGCCTTGAGACAAATAAAAGCATACCAGCTGGTACGAGCTACCAAAGGGGCTGAAGTGACTCCTTCCGGTTGGAAACCGGGCAAACAAACGTTGAAACCCGGTATCGATTTAGTAGGAAATGTATGGAAGACATGGAAAGTAAGCCAGGCTTTTGAAGACTAA
- a CDS encoding ABC transporter ATP-binding protein — MLQLIKYLKPYWKTALAAPLVMMVEVVSELLLPLLMARIVDQGIALGNIPLIVQTGLMMIAVTIVGMLGGFGCSAFSSISAQNFGADLRVHVFRKVQSFSFAELDYFDTSSLITRLTNDAGQVQTFVMMLLRVMIKAPLLFTGGIIMAILVNPGLSKILLGSIPFLALILFYVIRKGIPLYTAVQKALDRVNAVVRENLAGIRVVKAFVRGNFEKQRFNQSNQQLIDSGVRAARVMGLIMPSVTLIINLSVLAVIWFGGIRVNRGNMQVGEVMAFINYMTQIMFSLMMAGFMLMMTSRAKVSGDRIQEVLSREPSIQDSQNAAEAPIRAGRIDFEKVDFRYPQGSGAPVLKDLTFTAFPGERVAILGSTGSGKSTLINLISRFYDVSSGRVLVDGRDVRDIPLEVLRHGIGLVDQKSLLFSGTVWENIRWGKGEASNDEVIAAAQMAQAHDFILALPDGYDTLLGQRGVNLSGGQKQRIAIARAIIRKAPILILDDSTSAVDAATEQLIRNGMKEGLPGTTFLIIAQRISSVMDADKILVLEDGELVASGSHDELLACCPVYQDIYDSQMGGEEITHE; from the coding sequence GTGCTGCAGCTGATAAAATACTTAAAACCTTATTGGAAAACTGCCTTGGCCGCTCCTCTGGTGATGATGGTGGAAGTGGTTTCGGAATTACTTTTGCCCTTATTGATGGCGCGTATTGTGGATCAGGGGATTGCTCTGGGCAACATTCCTCTGATTGTGCAAACGGGGCTGATGATGATTGCCGTCACCATCGTCGGCATGCTGGGGGGCTTTGGCTGTTCGGCATTTTCCAGCATCAGTGCCCAGAACTTTGGTGCTGACTTACGTGTCCATGTTTTTCGTAAGGTCCAATCCTTTTCTTTTGCCGAACTGGATTACTTTGATACCAGTTCTTTGATTACTCGCCTGACCAATGATGCGGGACAGGTGCAAACCTTTGTGATGATGCTTTTACGGGTGATGATTAAAGCCCCTTTGCTGTTCACTGGTGGTATCATCATGGCGATCCTAGTGAATCCCGGTTTATCCAAAATTTTATTGGGATCCATTCCTTTTTTGGCGCTGATTTTATTTTATGTTATCAGAAAAGGAATTCCATTATATACAGCGGTGCAAAAGGCCTTAGACCGAGTCAATGCTGTGGTGCGGGAAAACCTGGCCGGAATCAGGGTGGTGAAAGCCTTTGTGCGGGGTAACTTTGAGAAACAGCGTTTCAACCAATCCAATCAACAATTGATTGATTCCGGTGTAAGGGCGGCACGGGTCATGGGTCTGATTATGCCTTCCGTCACTTTGATTATCAATCTCAGCGTCCTCGCGGTCATTTGGTTTGGGGGGATTCGGGTTAATCGGGGAAATATGCAGGTGGGGGAAGTTATGGCCTTCATCAATTATATGACTCAAATTATGTTTTCCTTGATGATGGCCGGATTTATGCTGATGATGACCTCCCGGGCCAAGGTTTCCGGGGATCGCATTCAAGAGGTTTTAAGCAGGGAGCCATCGATCCAGGATAGCCAGAATGCAGCAGAAGCTCCGATCAGAGCAGGAAGAATCGACTTTGAAAAGGTAGATTTTCGTTATCCCCAGGGCAGCGGAGCACCGGTCCTCAAGGATTTGACTTTTACGGCTTTCCCCGGCGAAAGGGTGGCCATACTGGGGTCAACCGGTTCCGGCAAGAGCACACTGATTAATTTGATCTCCCGGTTTTATGATGTATCATCGGGAAGGGTTTTGGTCGATGGCCGGGATGTGCGGGATATCCCCCTTGAAGTGTTGCGTCATGGTATTGGTCTGGTTGACCAGAAATCCCTGCTTTTCTCCGGTACAGTTTGGGAAAATATCCGGTGGGGCAAAGGGGAAGCAAGCAATGATGAGGTGATTGCCGCTGCCCAAATGGCCCAGGCCCATGATTTTATCCTGGCCCTCCCCGACGGCTATGATACCCTTTTAGGACAAAGGGGAGTCAATTTGTCCGGCGGGCAAAAGCAGCGTATCGCTATCGCCCGAGCCATTATCAGAAAAGCTCCGATCTTGATCCTGGATGACAGTACCAGCGCTGTAGATGCCGCTACCGAACAATTAATCCGTAATGGAATGAAGGAAGGTTTGCCCGGCACCACCTTTTTGATCATTGCCCAAAGGATTTCCAGTGTAATGGATGCCGATAAAATTTTAGTCTTGGAGGATGGAGAACTGGTGGCATCCGGCAGTCATGATGAGCTCTTGGCCTGCTGCCCGGTGTATCAGGATATTTATGATTCCCAAATGGGTGGGGAGGAAATCACTCATGAGTAA
- a CDS encoding nucleotidyltransferase domain-containing protein yields the protein MFGNKLKKIILYGSYATKKNVEGSDLDIMVLVDMDQKELKKVHDQVLDVTITLTTRYGIVLSIIENNYNYFYEWVDVLPFFKNVEREGIEIYG from the coding sequence ATTTTTGGAAATAAACTTAAAAAAATCATTTTATATGGATCATATGCCACGAAGAAGAATGTTGAGGGCTCAGATTTGGATATTATGGTATTGGTTGATATGGATCAAAAAGAACTTAAAAAGGTACACGATCAGGTTTTGGATGTAACTATTACATTAACAACTAGATATGGCATAGTCTTATCCATCATAGAAAATAATTATAATTATTTCTACGAGTGGGTAGATGTACTTCCTTTTTTCAAGAATGTGGAGAGAGAAGGGATTGAGATTTATGGATGA
- the pglX gene encoding BREX-1 system adenine-specific DNA-methyltransferase PglX has translation MDKTRIKNFAVRTRRKLIEEVTHKAYETGITKETPRGLDIEIFAGGFKVKGWEKGRTFKKYEIKQREKLIQIIQAKGFDQVMEEVAYTWFNRFIALRFMEVNDYLPTGVRVLSSTESGKTEPDLIREALNVDLEVDREIIFRLQDSHDTEDLYKYLLVKQCNQLGKIMPSVFEEIADYTELLLPDRLLAEGSVIRDLVESIEEYDWKIELSDEEKEREEEKGEHGIEIIGWLYQYYISEKKDEVFAGLKQNKKITKENIPAATQLFTPKWIVKYMVENSLGRLWLESHPNEELKAGWKYFLEEAEQEPEVQKELEALKNPNLNPEEIKILDPAMGSGHILVYAFDVLYEIYLSAGYAEREIPRLILEKNLFGLDIDDRAGQLASFALLMKARSKNRRIFKNRPKLNLCAIQESNGILKEAIDYLVDPEEMEIEQVVHREQAEYLINVFNDAKEYGSILDVEEIDFNALEKRIEKIRNGGLTDLFQYPYVDGILEKVPALIQQGRIMSQRYDVVCTNPPYMGRNGMDINLLDFTKDYYPKSKGDLFSVFIEKSFKFAKSYKYISMITMQSWMYLPMFKNLRKFIFKNYQVKSVLHLGSRAFEEIKGEKVKTVAYVAKKIANIKNRPVFVKLIQYDNHNLKHKGFFNKNNYFSSITQNFILNSKKILPSYEINERIMGLVNCKNLSQVVDVKRCLATGKDEWFIRYWPEIVYKKIWFKKHSIKKNDFKWFPVVNGGEFRKWYGNTGDVLNWENNGELIKKYHNQNIIHATLRNLDYFFLESLTYTYTSMGSGKFNARYIGDGFTSLGVGPIIALKKNKIGLLGFLNSRVFSYLYEVMFGKVSTFETGNVGFISFINEHPKSADKMTEEAIQCAKTDWDSFETSWDFQKHPLLTHKGNATTIEKSFTNWSNFAEQQFYQLKQNEEELNRIFIEIYGLQDELTPEVEDKDITISKADRERDIKSFISYAVGCMFGRYSLDEEGLIYAGGDFKEKFLLDNGQWKINTKLGWVDSTIKISTDNVIPIADDDYFEDDILERFIQFMQAAFSSETLEENLDYIAETLGKKNNETSRQAIRRYFLKDFYPNHVKTYKKRPIYWLFESGKQNGFKALIYLHRYDPFIVARVRTDYLHKLQKKYEAEVNHLDILIDSNVSDREKALARKRKENIMKQIQECRTYDQAIAHVANQKIELDLDDGVVTNYAKFQGVEIPQGEGKKPFKADLLAKI, from the coding sequence GTGGACAAAACAAGGATTAAAAACTTTGCGGTGCGGACAAGAAGAAAGCTCATTGAAGAAGTGACCCATAAAGCTTATGAAACCGGGATAACAAAAGAAACCCCCCGGGGATTGGACATAGAAATATTTGCCGGGGGCTTTAAGGTAAAAGGCTGGGAAAAGGGTCGGACCTTTAAGAAATACGAAATTAAACAGCGGGAAAAGCTGATCCAGATTATCCAGGCTAAAGGTTTTGACCAGGTAATGGAGGAGGTTGCCTACACCTGGTTTAACCGCTTTATTGCTCTTAGGTTTATGGAGGTAAATGATTACCTGCCCACAGGGGTACGGGTGTTGTCCTCAACGGAATCTGGAAAGACAGAGCCGGATTTGATCCGGGAGGCACTTAATGTTGATCTGGAAGTTGACCGGGAAATTATCTTTCGATTGCAAGACAGCCATGATACGGAAGATCTCTATAAATACCTGCTGGTGAAGCAATGCAACCAGCTGGGGAAAATCATGCCCAGTGTTTTCGAGGAAATAGCCGACTATACGGAGCTGCTTTTACCGGATCGGCTGCTGGCGGAAGGTTCTGTTATCCGGGATCTGGTGGAAAGTATCGAGGAATATGACTGGAAAATTGAATTAAGTGATGAAGAAAAGGAAAGGGAAGAGGAAAAGGGTGAGCACGGTATTGAAATAATCGGCTGGCTCTATCAATACTATATTTCGGAAAAGAAGGACGAAGTATTTGCCGGGCTGAAGCAAAACAAAAAGATTACCAAAGAAAATATTCCTGCCGCCACCCAGCTGTTTACTCCCAAGTGGATTGTCAAATATATGGTGGAAAACTCTTTAGGCAGACTTTGGCTGGAATCCCATCCCAATGAGGAATTAAAGGCCGGATGGAAGTATTTCCTGGAGGAAGCGGAGCAGGAACCAGAAGTACAAAAGGAGTTAGAGGCATTAAAAAATCCGAACTTAAACCCGGAAGAAATCAAAATTCTGGATCCGGCTATGGGAAGCGGCCATATTCTTGTATATGCCTTTGATGTGCTTTATGAAATCTATCTTAGTGCCGGGTATGCGGAAAGGGAGATTCCCAGATTAATTTTGGAAAAAAATCTTTTTGGATTGGATATTGATGACCGGGCGGGACAACTGGCATCTTTCGCTCTCTTGATGAAAGCCAGGAGTAAAAACAGGAGGATATTTAAGAATAGACCGAAGTTGAATCTTTGTGCCATTCAGGAAAGCAATGGCATTCTTAAAGAAGCTATTGATTATTTAGTTGATCCGGAAGAAATGGAAATAGAACAGGTGGTGCATAGAGAACAGGCTGAGTATTTAATTAATGTATTTAATGATGCCAAAGAATATGGATCAATTCTAGATGTTGAAGAGATTGATTTTAATGCTTTGGAGAAAAGGATTGAGAAGATCAGGAACGGAGGTTTAACGGATTTATTTCAGTATCCTTATGTTGATGGTATCTTGGAAAAAGTACCAGCATTGATTCAACAGGGAAGAATTATGAGTCAGAGGTATGATGTTGTTTGTACTAATCCACCGTATATGGGGAGAAATGGAATGGATATAAATCTACTTGATTTTACAAAAGATTATTACCCTAAATCAAAAGGTGATTTATTTTCTGTTTTCATTGAAAAATCTTTTAAGTTTGCTAAGAGTTATAAATATATATCAATGATTACTATGCAATCTTGGATGTACTTACCAATGTTTAAGAACTTAAGAAAATTTATATTTAAAAATTATCAAGTAAAGTCTGTTCTGCATTTAGGCAGTAGAGCATTTGAGGAAATAAAAGGTGAAAAGGTTAAGACTGTAGCATATGTAGCCAAAAAAATAGCAAATATTAAAAATAGACCTGTGTTTGTTAAATTAATACAATATGATAATCATAATTTAAAACATAAGGGGTTTTTTAATAAGAATAACTATTTTAGTTCAATCACACAAAATTTCATATTGAACTCTAAGAAAATATTGCCTTCGTATGAAATAAATGAAAGAATAATGGGATTAGTAAATTGTAAAAATTTAAGTCAAGTAGTTGATGTAAAAAGATGCTTAGCAACTGGAAAAGACGAATGGTTTATAAGGTATTGGCCGGAAATTGTCTATAAAAAAATATGGTTTAAAAAACATAGTATCAAAAAGAATGATTTTAAATGGTTTCCGGTAGTTAACGGGGGCGAATTTAGAAAGTGGTATGGTAATACTGGGGATGTATTGAACTGGGAAAATAATGGTGAATTAATAAAGAAATATCATAATCAGAACATCATTCATGCGACACTTAGGAATTTGGATTACTTCTTTCTTGAATCTCTGACTTATACATATACATCAATGGGTAGTGGTAAATTTAATGCACGATACATTGGAGATGGTTTTACGAGTTTGGGAGTAGGTCCAATAATAGCACTAAAAAAGAATAAAATTGGGTTACTTGGTTTTTTAAACTCAAGAGTTTTTAGTTATTTATACGAGGTAATGTTTGGTAAAGTTTCAACCTTCGAGACAGGAAATGTCGGTTTTATATCATTTATAAATGAGCACCCAAAATCCGCTGATAAGATGACTGAGGAGGCTATTCAATGTGCCAAAACTGATTGGGATTCCTTCGAAACATCATGGGACTTTCAAAAGCATCCACTTTTAACCCATAAAGGTAACGCAACTACAATAGAAAAATCTTTTACCAACTGGTCAAATTTTGCGGAACAACAATTCTACCAACTTAAACAAAATGAAGAAGAACTAAACCGCATCTTCATCGAAATATATGGTTTGCAGGACGAACTAACACCCGAGGTTGAGGACAAAGATATTACCATCAGCAAAGCCGATCGGGAGCGGGATATAAAATCATTTATTTCCTATGCTGTAGGTTGTATGTTTGGCCGCTATTCCCTGGATGAGGAAGGGTTAATCTATGCAGGTGGCGATTTTAAGGAAAAATTCCTTCTTGACAATGGACAATGGAAAATCAACACAAAATTAGGCTGGGTTGATTCTACTATTAAGATATCAACGGACAATGTGATTCCCATTGCTGATGATGATTATTTTGAGGACGACATCCTTGAGCGGTTTATCCAATTTATGCAGGCAGCATTCAGCTCGGAAACATTGGAAGAGAATCTAGATTACATAGCAGAAACCTTGGGCAAAAAGAACAATGAAACCTCACGCCAGGCCATTAGAAGATACTTCTTAAAAGATTTTTATCCGAATCATGTAAAAACCTATAAGAAGCGGCCTATTTACTGGCTTTTTGAGAGCGGCAAACAAAACGGCTTTAAAGCCCTAATTTATCTGCATCGTTACGACCCCTTTATCGTTGCAAGGGTAAGGACGGATTATCTCCACAAGCTGCAGAAAAAATATGAGGCGGAGGTTAACCATTTAGATATTCTCATAGATTCTAATGTATCAGACAGGGAAAAAGCTCTGGCCAGAAAAAGAAAAGAAAATATTATGAAACAGATTCAGGAGTGCCGTACCTATGACCAGGCAATTGCCCATGTGGCAAATCAGAAGATAGAGCTGGATTTAGATGACGGAGTAGTGACTAATTACGCTAAGTTCCAAGGGGTTGAAATTCCTCAAGGGGAAGGGAAAAAACCTTTTAAAGCAGATTTGCTGGCGAAGATATAA
- the pglZ gene encoding BREX-1 system phosphatase PglZ type A, whose product MDLIQVKKILEENFNNEPREGQRRHIIFWYDGEGEFVEDIDELKLDNAKILKLTEHNAFYTKYRLEKEDTNSNYLVYSSFAKPMSRDNWLLDILKYSMEFSTDKAELIMRDFGVSDVSLKNVFKKYLRFFNHKERYKKFASYHIENFTEEKVDMAVLSALCKLPVVDLEQVVKKVLMGEAEGENKWYREISLNGDLGAFWNLIEKRYGYTYEDKSLQKLMVMFLTTHLSYTLEESLPKTWQEYISPKKSDCVVFVSNFMNHGLDGEVYDAWADMGEGILNVEGYLAKWDLDKYIFSDTFRAFDKKIIQSLINHLLENIGEFDQYRKVINARRTSHWFKSYENEYEAVYFAMALLEKEKSMEGVIRGQSAFELVENYTKEYYLLDRFYRKFYFYYDQIVEKEKFSKLVERVENTYTHWFLNELSVKWSGVASEELQEDYPVPGVPQQKDFYRDYISHFIKNKDRVFVIISDALRYEAGKELGELLNKEVRGAVEIGFMQGVVPSTTKFGMASLLPRRSIEIGDKGEIAVDGLNTQGTENRGKILRNFSQDALAISYQDMVDMKRPDYKETFEGRKLVYIYHNVIDAVGDNRLTEREVFSAVGKAFEDLRLLVKNLVNHVSATNIMITADHGFLYRRSPLKLIDKIGKHDSGISGAGDTVEAGRRYILGRGESPTHELSGTLAINMSYLQGKKNDLRAYLPKGVIRYKLPGSGANYVHGGLSLEEVIIPIIKFKNIRKDEYKAAKVEVKLTNISRKITNRITFLEFFQTDIVENKKLPLRLKLYFVDEEGKRISNENVIIADSKSKNPQERTYREKFTLLDMAYDKNQKYYLILEDEEEPVEKIYERIPFTIDLLISDDFGL is encoded by the coding sequence ATGGATTTAATTCAAGTAAAAAAAATACTGGAAGAGAATTTTAATAATGAACCCCGGGAGGGGCAAAGAAGACATATCATATTTTGGTACGATGGTGAAGGGGAATTTGTTGAAGACATTGATGAGCTGAAGTTAGATAATGCCAAAATATTAAAACTCACCGAGCATAATGCTTTCTATACCAAATACCGATTGGAAAAGGAAGACACTAATTCTAATTACCTGGTTTATTCTTCTTTTGCCAAGCCCATGTCCCGAGATAATTGGCTGCTGGATATTTTAAAATACAGCATGGAATTTTCCACCGATAAGGCGGAGCTGATTATGAGGGATTTTGGCGTTTCTGATGTTTCTTTGAAAAATGTCTTTAAAAAATATCTTAGGTTCTTTAATCATAAGGAAAGATATAAAAAATTTGCCTCTTATCATATAGAAAATTTTACGGAAGAAAAGGTGGATATGGCTGTCCTATCCGCCTTATGCAAGCTGCCCGTGGTGGACTTGGAACAGGTGGTGAAAAAGGTCCTGATGGGAGAGGCAGAAGGGGAGAATAAGTGGTATCGGGAAATCTCTCTCAATGGAGATCTAGGGGCCTTTTGGAATCTGATAGAAAAAAGATACGGCTATACTTATGAGGATAAATCCTTGCAGAAACTGATGGTAATGTTTCTCACCACCCATTTAAGCTATACGCTGGAGGAGAGTTTACCAAAAACGTGGCAGGAATACATCTCTCCGAAAAAATCTGATTGTGTAGTCTTTGTCAGTAACTTTATGAACCATGGCTTGGACGGAGAGGTTTATGATGCCTGGGCAGATATGGGGGAAGGAATATTAAATGTAGAAGGCTATCTTGCCAAGTGGGATCTGGATAAGTATATTTTTTCCGATACCTTCCGGGCTTTTGATAAGAAAATTATCCAGAGTTTAATTAATCATCTATTAGAAAATATCGGGGAGTTTGACCAATACCGTAAAGTCATCAATGCCAGAAGGACAAGCCATTGGTTTAAAAGTTATGAAAATGAATATGAAGCGGTTTATTTTGCCATGGCACTCTTGGAAAAGGAAAAAAGTATGGAGGGAGTAATCCGGGGTCAATCTGCCTTTGAATTGGTGGAAAACTACACTAAAGAATACTACTTACTAGACCGGTTTTACCGGAAGTTTTATTTTTATTATGACCAGATAGTGGAAAAGGAGAAATTTTCAAAGCTGGTGGAACGTGTGGAAAATACCTATACCCACTGGTTTTTAAATGAACTGTCTGTTAAATGGTCAGGCGTGGCCTCAGAAGAATTACAAGAGGACTATCCTGTGCCTGGGGTTCCTCAGCAAAAAGATTTTTACCGGGATTATATCTCCCATTTTATCAAAAACAAGGACCGGGTCTTTGTCATTATTTCCGATGCTTTACGATACGAGGCCGGGAAAGAATTGGGGGAACTATTAAACAAGGAAGTGCGCGGAGCGGTGGAAATTGGCTTTATGCAGGGGGTAGTCCCATCGACTACTAAGTTTGGCATGGCAAGCCTCCTGCCCCGAAGGTCCATAGAAATTGGGGATAAGGGCGAAATAGCAGTGGACGGGCTCAATACCCAGGGCACGGAAAATAGGGGGAAGATCCTGAGAAATTTTAGCCAAGATGCTTTAGCTATTTCCTACCAGGATATGGTGGATATGAAGAGGCCGGACTATAAAGAGACATTTGAAGGCCGAAAGCTTGTTTATATTTACCATAATGTCATTGACGCCGTGGGAGACAACAGGCTAACGGAAAGAGAGGTTTTTTCCGCAGTAGGAAAAGCCTTTGAAGACTTAAGGCTATTAGTAAAGAACCTGGTGAATCATGTTAGCGCCACTAATATTATGATCACGGCGGATCATGGGTTTCTCTACCGACGCTCTCCTTTAAAATTAATCGATAAAATAGGAAAGCATGATTCTGGAATTTCTGGGGCAGGGGATACGGTAGAAGCAGGGAGAAGATATATCCTAGGCAGGGGTGAATCCCCCACCCATGAATTATCAGGCACATTAGCAATTAACATGTCATATTTGCAGGGTAAAAAGAACGACTTAAGAGCCTATCTCCCCAAAGGTGTGATTAGATATAAGCTGCCGGGGTCCGGGGCAAATTACGTGCACGGGGGGCTGTCCTTGGAGGAAGTAATCATTCCGATAATTAAGTTTAAAAATATCCGGAAAGATGAGTATAAAGCTGCCAAGGTGGAAGTGAAGCTAACCAATATTTCTCGGAAAATCACTAACCGGATCACATTTTTGGAGTTCTTTCAAACCGATATCGTGGAAAATAAAAAACTTCCGTTACGGCTGAAATTGTATTTTGTAGATGAAGAGGGAAAGCGCATTTCCAATGAAAATGTCATTATTGCGGACAGTAAATCGAAAAACCCCCAGGAGCGAACCTATAGAGAGAAATTTACCTTACTAGACATGGCCTATGATAAAAACCAAAAATACTATTTAATCCTGGAAGACGAGGAAGAGCCAGTGGAAAAAATCTATGAAAGAATCCCCTTTACCATTGATTTATTAATTAGTGATGATTTTGGTTTGTAA
- a CDS encoding anti-phage BREX system Lon protease BrxL: MDEMGQMDQNVGLNEKLNTYFPGRVVRKDLTIKIKEGANVPVFIIDSLKPIQMPNLDLAEIFRGV, encoded by the coding sequence ATGGATGAAATGGGTCAAATGGACCAAAATGTGGGTTTGAATGAAAAATTAAATACCTATTTTCCTGGCAGGGTGGTACGCAAGGATTTAACCATAAAAATTAAAGAAGGGGCTAATGTACCCGTTTTTATTATTGACAGCCTGAAACCTATTCAAATGCCAAATTTGGATTTGGCAGAAATCTTTCGCGGTGTTTAA